One Algibacter sp. L3A6 genomic region harbors:
- a CDS encoding alpha-amylase family glycosyl hydrolase — translation MKKLLLFTFLLFRLTAISQVTISPSAFEVTSQITITVNLSSTATDCNSISAPSKVYMHSGIGNDTDAWGIKTIGNWGADDGIGEMTNNNDGTWSITITPSVYYSLTSEQQSESTKMGIVFRNASGNQELKASGCADFFFDIGSFQLFLNMPTKTTTILNAGETLPINATSSTVANFTLLTNNNTVDTAIQTTTYTNNYTVNETTTFELQITDGTQTESKTFEAIVIPATTEAALPNGLLDGINYNETDNTKATLVLYAPLKEFVHVIGDFNDWTIDDAFLMKKDSSKDRFWIELTGLTPQTNHMYQYMVDASIKIADPYSPVILTESNDQYINAVTYPDLPAYPTGKTNHNITLLRTGDADYNWQVTNFTAPEKTDLVIYELLLRDFDALHSFDALKSRLDYIENLGINAIELMPLNEFDGNESWGYNPSFHMALDKYYGTQNAFKALVDQCHRRGIAIIVDVVFNHASGQNPYYRLWNTDNGNYGGTASADNPFFNQTAKHAYSVFNDFNHSTTATRDYVKRVTQFWIDEYKIDGFRWDLTKGFTQNCTESNESCTGSYQQDRVDVLKEYADYQWDKKDDFYIIFEHLGGITEENEWANYRINEGKGIMLWNNLNGTYSDATMGFFTDGKSNFGNVSYKQKGFAQATPSVSYMESHDEERMMYRNLNFGATNTNYNVKDLNTALKRVETAGAFFFTVPGPKMIWQFGELGYDISIDQNGRVGNKPILWEYLNDANRKSVHDTWRNLIRLKLEEPIFKTTNFEVDTNKSSGLKTIHLTLDSATENDIKYITILGNFGITAQNITPNFQQTGTWYNLLDRNMPMEVTSSTASITLKAGEFIIFGDKTFITPEDLDSDGVLNTNDACSNTPIGATVDANGCEIFSLPANNFKLQIGNETCRNSNNGFIDISAEKNLNYSVKITSDNLNSDDAFTSSFIKNNLASGHYNVCITVENQPDYEQCYNITITEPENLSVLSKSANGKKLVSLNMSGGSLYKITLNGITTETSNSEIELTLQNGENTITVETDKICQGKFEESIFYGDELTVFPNPISNNELNVYLGELNNDKAIVELYSILGKRVYNTETTSNTLKIDATLLEKGVYLLKVVTKTANKSFKIIKN, via the coding sequence ATGAAAAAACTGTTACTATTTACGTTCTTGTTATTTAGACTAACCGCTATCTCGCAAGTTACTATTTCACCTAGCGCTTTCGAAGTTACAAGCCAAATAACTATTACGGTAAATCTAAGCAGCACGGCAACAGATTGCAATAGTATATCTGCACCTAGCAAAGTCTACATGCACTCTGGCATAGGTAACGACACCGATGCTTGGGGTATTAAAACCATAGGAAATTGGGGCGCTGATGATGGCATTGGCGAAATGACAAACAATAATGACGGCACTTGGAGCATCACTATAACACCATCCGTTTATTATAGTTTAACAAGCGAGCAACAAAGCGAATCTACCAAAATGGGTATAGTTTTTAGAAATGCATCTGGAAATCAAGAATTAAAAGCATCAGGTTGTGCCGATTTCTTTTTCGATATTGGTTCTTTTCAACTATTTTTAAACATGCCTACAAAAACAACAACCATTTTGAATGCTGGCGAAACGCTTCCTATTAATGCGACTTCTAGTACTGTGGCCAACTTTACACTTCTGACCAACAATAACACAGTAGATACAGCTATTCAAACTACAACATATACCAACAATTACACGGTAAACGAAACCACAACATTCGAGTTACAAATTACCGATGGCACACAAACAGAATCTAAAACATTCGAAGCTATTGTAATTCCGGCTACTACAGAAGCCGCTTTACCAAATGGGTTATTAGATGGTATTAATTATAATGAAACCGACAACACTAAAGCTACTTTGGTGCTTTATGCGCCGCTAAAAGAGTTTGTACATGTCATTGGCGACTTTAATGATTGGACGATAGATGATGCTTTTTTAATGAAGAAAGACAGCAGTAAAGATCGTTTTTGGATAGAACTAACAGGGTTAACACCACAAACCAACCACATGTATCAATATATGGTTGATGCTTCTATAAAAATAGCAGATCCATATTCTCCTGTTATTTTAACAGAATCGAACGATCAATATATCAATGCGGTAACTTATCCCGATTTACCAGCATATCCAACAGGAAAAACAAACCACAATATTACTTTATTAAGAACAGGAGATGCAGACTATAATTGGCAAGTAACCAATTTTACCGCCCCCGAAAAAACCGATTTAGTAATTTACGAATTACTACTTCGCGACTTTGATGCTCTACACAGTTTTGATGCTTTAAAAAGCAGACTAGATTATATAGAAAACCTAGGTATAAACGCCATAGAACTAATGCCATTAAATGAATTTGATGGTAACGAAAGTTGGGGCTACAACCCATCATTTCACATGGCGCTCGATAAATATTACGGTACCCAAAATGCTTTTAAAGCTTTGGTAGACCAATGTCACCGTCGTGGCATAGCTATTATTGTAGATGTTGTTTTTAATCATGCTTCTGGACAAAATCCATATTACAGACTTTGGAACACCGATAACGGTAATTACGGAGGAACCGCCTCTGCAGATAATCCGTTTTTTAACCAAACAGCAAAACACGCCTATAGTGTTTTTAACGATTTTAACCATAGTACAACAGCAACTCGTGATTATGTAAAGCGCGTTACTCAATTTTGGATCGACGAATATAAAATTGATGGTTTCCGATGGGATTTAACCAAAGGATTTACTCAAAATTGTACTGAAAGTAACGAGAGTTGTACTGGAAGCTATCAGCAAGACCGTGTAGACGTTTTAAAAGAATATGCAGATTACCAATGGGATAAAAAAGATGATTTCTATATTATTTTTGAGCATCTTGGTGGTATTACTGAAGAGAACGAATGGGCGAACTACCGCATAAATGAAGGCAAAGGTATCATGCTTTGGAACAATTTAAACGGAACTTATAGCGATGCCACTATGGGGTTTTTCACTGATGGAAAATCTAACTTCGGAAACGTTTCATATAAACAAAAAGGATTTGCACAAGCCACACCATCCGTAAGCTACATGGAAAGCCATGATGAAGAACGCATGATGTACAGAAACCTTAATTTTGGAGCAACCAACACTAATTATAATGTTAAAGATTTAAACACAGCCTTAAAACGTGTAGAAACCGCTGGGGCGTTTTTCTTTACGGTACCAGGACCAAAAATGATTTGGCAATTTGGAGAATTAGGTTATGATATTTCTATAGACCAAAACGGCAGAGTTGGCAATAAACCTATCCTTTGGGAATACTTAAATGATGCTAACCGAAAATCTGTTCATGACACTTGGCGTAATTTAATTCGTTTAAAACTTGAAGAACCCATATTCAAAACCACTAATTTCGAGGTTGACACTAACAAATCTTCAGGATTAAAAACCATCCATTTAACACTAGATAGCGCTACAGAAAACGATATTAAATACATTACCATACTTGGTAACTTTGGTATTACAGCACAAAATATTACGCCTAATTTTCAGCAAACAGGTACTTGGTATAATTTGCTAGACAGAAACATGCCTATGGAAGTCACCAGCAGCACGGCATCGATAACTTTAAAGGCTGGCGAGTTTATTATTTTTGGAGACAAAACCTTTATTACTCCAGAAGATCTTGATAGCGATGGTGTTTTAAACACAAATGATGCGTGTAGCAACACTCCAATTGGAGCTACAGTAGATGCTAACGGTTGTGAAATATTTAGTTTACCGGCCAACAACTTTAAACTACAAATTGGTAACGAAACTTGCAGAAATAGCAACAATGGTTTTATTGATATTTCCGCAGAAAAGAACCTAAACTACAGCGTTAAAATTACAAGCGACAACCTAAATAGTGACGATGCTTTTACAAGTAGTTTTATTAAAAACAATTTAGCTTCTGGTCATTATAATGTTTGTATTACTGTTGAAAATCAACCAGATTACGAGCAATGCTACAACATTACTATAACGGAGCCAGAAAATTTATCGGTACTATCAAAATCTGCAAATGGCAAGAAATTAGTTTCACTTAACATGAGTGGTGGTTCTCTTTATAAAATTACGCTTAACGGTATTACTACAGAAACTTCGAATTCTGAAATTGAACTTACTTTACAGAATGGAGAAAACACGATTACCGTAGAAACCGATAAAATTTGTCAAGGTAAATTTGAAGAATCTATTTTTTATGGAGACGAATTAACGGTGTTTCCTAATCCAATTTCAAATAACGAATTAAACGTTTACTTGGGAGAATTAAACAACGATAAAGCTATAGTAGAACTCTATTCTATTTTAGGAAAACGTGTTTACAACACTGAGACAACTAGCAACACACTAAAAATAGATGCAACCCTATTAGAAAAAGGCGTTTACTTATTAAAAGTGGTTACAAAAACAGCAAACAAAAGTTTTAAAATAATTAAGAACTAA
- a CDS encoding SusE domain-containing protein, protein MKFYITKISFLLLLSTMLFASCETEESLTITAPEAEFVLNTPGISTVFLNFALPDNPAFTLSWEDEVTGSSSYTVEMATDAEFTSPFTLGTTEAKNFSMTVVEFNNAIANSGATTFRDVPVYIRVSAGSEISNSILLLATRYPTDAPVISSPLASDTFVLSIGSVDDTVLTVNWTDAVLESSLGTDINYTIEAATAGTDFASPVSIGTTTNASTVSSTHSELNAVAIGIGLTPEVAGDMDIRIVAKNTNSGGSELTRISDALTISVTPYLSAFPNLYVVGDATSPGWSNDNNNTPLFRNQDVPNNYVYVGYFGAGAFKLLETKGAWQPQWGTNDGAALAVNTGSGSDPGTFNVATAGYYSYNFTTVGESGSFTVEAYDASAAPTYTSMAIIGDATPNGWDGDNDTNFTQDANNPHLWYINGVTLTNGGFILIRANDDWADVWRYSGSSELYGKANLSGGGDNIPFNAETGSYDFWFNDLDGSYNIIPN, encoded by the coding sequence ATGAAATTTTATATAACCAAAATAAGCTTTCTGTTGCTTTTGTCAACAATGCTTTTCGCGTCTTGCGAAACAGAAGAAAGCCTAACAATTACAGCTCCAGAAGCTGAGTTTGTTCTAAACACACCAGGTATTAGCACTGTGTTTTTAAATTTTGCATTGCCAGATAACCCTGCATTTACATTGTCATGGGAAGACGAGGTAACTGGAAGCAGCTCTTACACCGTTGAAATGGCGACCGACGCTGAATTCACATCGCCGTTCACTCTAGGTACAACCGAAGCGAAAAACTTCTCAATGACCGTTGTAGAGTTCAACAATGCCATTGCAAATTCAGGTGCAACAACATTTAGAGATGTGCCTGTCTACATTAGAGTTTCCGCGGGAAGCGAAATTTCTAATAGTATTTTATTACTAGCAACTAGATATCCAACCGATGCTCCTGTAATTTCTAGCCCTTTAGCTAGCGATACTTTTGTTTTATCTATTGGATCTGTTGACGACACGGTTTTAACTGTAAATTGGACAGATGCTGTTTTAGAATCTTCTTTAGGCACCGACATCAATTACACTATTGAAGCCGCTACAGCAGGAACTGATTTTGCAAGTCCTGTTTCTATTGGAACAACAACTAACGCAAGTACAGTATCATCAACACATTCAGAATTAAATGCAGTTGCTATTGGCATTGGTTTAACTCCTGAAGTTGCTGGCGACATGGATATTAGAATTGTGGCAAAAAACACAAATTCTGGTGGTAGCGAATTAACTAGAATTTCCGATGCGTTAACCATTTCTGTTACACCTTACCTTTCTGCATTCCCTAACTTATATGTTGTTGGAGATGCAACATCACCAGGATGGAGTAACGATAACAATAACACACCATTATTTAGAAACCAAGATGTACCAAACAACTATGTTTATGTTGGGTATTTTGGAGCAGGAGCTTTTAAATTATTAGAAACTAAAGGCGCATGGCAACCACAATGGGGAACAAATGATGGAGCTGCTCTAGCAGTAAATACTGGTAGCGGTTCAGACCCCGGAACATTTAATGTTGCCACTGCAGGATACTACTCGTATAATTTCACTACAGTCGGAGAATCTGGAAGCTTTACAGTAGAAGCATACGATGCTTCTGCAGCACCAACATATACTTCTATGGCTATTATTGGAGATGCTACACCAAACGGTTGGGATGGTGACAATGACACTAATTTTACTCAGGACGCTAACAATCCACACTTATGGTACATTAATGGTGTAACATTAACAAATGGAGGTTTCATCTTAATTAGAGCAAATGATGATTGGGCAGACGTTTGGAGATATTCAGGATCTAGTGAACTTTATGGTAAAGCTAATTTATCTGGCGGCGGAGACAACATTCCGTTTAACGCAGAAACAGGCAGTTACGATTTCTGGTTCAACGATTTAGATGGTAGTTACAACATTATACCAAACTAA
- a CDS encoding SusE domain-containing protein translates to MKKFKNISVFSIIGLVLLCLSSCEDTTDIYSVSEPSSPILADLNFSQIELDANNTNNSALSLNWIESNYGQQTAINYAVQFANDDAFTTPVTASTVTGRNNLTLSTSEINAAAGSAGLDPFTWGTLYTRVVASLGSQSSESIASNTVQFDVYPYYNYVFDDYYLVGNGTSAGWNNNANNPPLFRDAANQNLYYYTGYFTTPGGFDEGRFKILESRGLWQPQWGVTPNEGDDIPATSGDIAGNPTTQSGDPGRFGVETAGYYQFSIDFSTKKYTLTPYNTTGATSFSSIEVQGSSTTTTALTALAIDTHIWYAAALHLTPGDLTFVTNTGSAWGGSTGFSGVATDGGESIPVIVEDDYDVWFNDLTGRYILVPLNL, encoded by the coding sequence ATGAAAAAATTTAAAAACATTTCAGTGTTTAGCATTATTGGTTTAGTTTTACTATGCCTGAGTTCTTGCGAAGACACCACTGATATATATTCTGTTTCAGAACCATCGTCACCAATTTTAGCCGACTTAAACTTCAGCCAAATTGAACTCGATGCGAACAATACAAACAACTCAGCTTTATCATTAAACTGGATAGAATCTAATTACGGACAGCAAACAGCTATTAATTATGCTGTGCAATTCGCAAACGACGATGCTTTTACAACTCCAGTTACAGCATCTACCGTTACAGGCCGTAACAACCTAACATTATCTACTAGTGAAATAAATGCCGCTGCAGGTAGCGCGGGTTTAGATCCTTTTACTTGGGGTACTTTATACACTAGAGTTGTAGCATCTTTAGGTTCACAAAGCAGTGAATCTATAGCATCAAATACAGTACAATTTGATGTATACCCATATTATAACTATGTATTTGATGATTACTATTTAGTAGGAAACGGTACATCTGCAGGATGGAATAACAACGCGAATAACCCACCATTATTTAGAGATGCTGCCAACCAGAACCTTTACTATTACACAGGATATTTTACAACACCTGGAGGATTTGACGAAGGGCGATTTAAAATTTTAGAAAGCAGAGGTTTATGGCAGCCACAATGGGGTGTTACTCCAAATGAAGGTGACGATATACCAGCAACATCTGGCGATATTGCCGGAAACCCAACAACACAATCTGGAGACCCAGGACGTTTTGGAGTAGAAACGGCTGGTTACTATCAATTCAGTATAGATTTTTCTACTAAAAAATACACTTTAACACCTTACAACACTACAGGAGCAACAAGTTTTTCTAGTATTGAAGTTCAAGGCTCAAGTACCACAACTACCGCTTTAACAGCATTAGCTATAGACACACATATATGGTATGCTGCAGCTTTACATTTAACACCTGGAGACCTTACGTTTGTAACAAACACAGGATCTGCTTGGGGTGGTTCAACAGGGTTTTCTGGAGTTGCTACAGATGGTGGCGAATCAATCCCTGTAATTGTAGAAGACGATTACGACGTTTGGTTTAATGACCTTACTGGCCGTTACATTCTTGTGCCTTTAAACTTATAA
- a CDS encoding RagB/SusD family nutrient uptake outer membrane protein — protein MKPRFKIQNTIGIALLLFATLTSCTDDLDIVPNDDQTVLSEELFTNEAAYKQVLAGIYANLALTGTDGAGNSNLKNIDAGTSQFGRVLLYVQTLSADQMIWSYENDPGAREIQRNTWTAQNPLLLGMFSRAHLSIALANNFLRETTDAKLDARNVSSSTRTEIVAYRAEARLMRAMAYYYMMDIFGKANFVTENDALNSFPPVYERSQLFDFIESELIAIDTDLIASRQNEYGRADKSVAYMVLAKMYLNAEVYIGENHYTECLTYCEKIMDGGYTLAPNYLHNFMADNNTNSAVNEIIFPIVSDGTTTQNYGPTTVMINGQVGSLEENGLELGVSKPGWVGALRIRKQLANLFDASFADDDRNTIISADRPIDIIEISDKDTGYIIEKYSNATSTGSAGADQTFVDTDFPLFRLADVYLMYAEAHLRGGGGTITDAVGYVNALRARAHNPNTISSGGLTLDFILDERARELHWEAHRRQDLIRYNKFTGGNYNWAWKGNGSNGISLPSHFNVYPIPTGSIAANPNLTQNTGY, from the coding sequence ATGAAACCAAGATTTAAAATACAAAATACCATTGGGATCGCTCTACTTTTATTCGCTACACTAACCTCGTGTACCGATGATTTAGATATTGTTCCTAATGACGATCAAACGGTATTAAGCGAAGAGCTTTTTACTAACGAAGCAGCTTATAAACAAGTGTTAGCAGGTATTTATGCCAACTTAGCACTTACAGGAACCGACGGAGCAGGGAATTCAAACCTTAAAAACATTGATGCTGGAACTAGCCAATTTGGACGTGTACTTTTATATGTACAAACATTATCGGCAGATCAAATGATTTGGTCTTACGAGAATGATCCTGGAGCTAGAGAAATTCAAAGAAATACATGGACTGCTCAAAATCCTCTTTTATTGGGTATGTTTAGTAGAGCACACCTTTCTATTGCTTTAGCAAACAATTTTTTAAGAGAAACTACAGATGCGAAACTAGATGCAAGAAACGTATCATCATCAACAAGAACTGAAATTGTAGCCTACAGAGCCGAAGCTCGCTTAATGCGTGCCATGGCATATTACTACATGATGGATATTTTTGGAAAAGCAAACTTTGTTACCGAAAACGATGCGCTTAATTCCTTTCCTCCTGTATATGAAAGAAGTCAATTATTCGATTTTATTGAATCGGAATTAATAGCAATCGATACCGATTTAATAGCTTCTAGACAAAACGAATATGGCCGTGCCGATAAATCAGTTGCTTACATGGTTTTGGCTAAAATGTATTTAAATGCTGAAGTATATATTGGTGAAAACCATTATACTGAATGTTTAACCTATTGCGAAAAAATAATGGACGGTGGTTACACATTAGCACCTAATTATTTACACAATTTTATGGCAGACAACAACACAAACTCTGCGGTAAACGAAATTATTTTCCCAATAGTTTCAGATGGCACAACAACGCAAAATTACGGACCAACAACGGTTATGATTAATGGTCAGGTTGGAAGTTTAGAAGAAAACGGACTAGAACTTGGTGTTAGTAAACCAGGCTGGGTTGGCGCACTTAGAATTAGAAAACAATTAGCTAATCTATTTGATGCTTCTTTTGCTGACGATGATAGAAATACTATTATCTCTGCAGATAGACCAATTGATATTATTGAAATCTCTGATAAAGATACGGGATACATTATTGAAAAATACTCAAACGCAACCTCAACAGGAAGCGCTGGTGCCGATCAAACTTTTGTTGACACCGATTTCCCTTTATTTAGATTGGCCGATGTGTACTTAATGTATGCCGAAGCACATTTAAGAGGCGGTGGCGGTACTATTACCGATGCTGTTGGTTATGTAAATGCTTTAAGAGCTAGAGCGCACAACCCAAATACTATTTCTTCTGGAGGTTTAACTTTAGATTTTATTTTAGATGAACGCGCTCGTGAATTACACTGGGAAGCACACCGAAGACAAGATTTAATTCGTTACAATAAATTTACTGGTGGAAACTACAACTGGGCATGGAAAGGTAACGGAAGCAATGGTATCTCTTTACCATCACACTTTAATGTATACCCAATTCCAACCGGAAGTATTGCAGCAAACCCTAACCTGACTCAAAACACAGGGTACTAA
- a CDS encoding SusC/RagA family TonB-linked outer membrane protein, translating to MKTTIKRLLFFLLFAPTLIFAQNRVKGTVTEKATSIPLPGVNVVIKGTATGTATDFDGNFQLEAKNGDIFVITYVGFQSQEITYSGQATLNIQLNEDAALLNEIVVIGYGSTTKKDATGSVEAITSEDFTRGNIVTPENLLSGRVSGVSVTTSGAPGSGSQIRIRGGSSINGSNDPLIIIDGLPIDNNSVKGSRGVLASINPNDIDSFSVLKDASATAIYGSRASNGVIIIVTKKGKSSFSATYDTQYSFGEIANRIDVFSGDEYRNLIASQPLNGTTLDESLLGATSTDWQDEIFRNTVSSQHNISMQGSLFQTIPTRFSFGLTNQEGALMTSEFERRNLGLALNPSMFKDHLKINLNANMSFEDNRFADSGQIGAALYYDPTQPVYDATSPFDGYYQHRNGTTVLNGTTNPVASLLQTNNLGDSNRVYGNLNFDYKFHFLPDLRAVINIGYDETKAKEIQSTSYNMPTNDPVKGNTLRRFENRTNKLLDGYLNYKKEFENFRTELMAGYSYQKFTFNGNDTGNLRDPQTFANTYADPDVVLIGYFGRANLTFSEKYLVTLTYRRDGTSRFSEENRWGNFPAAAVAWNISDEDFLKNSKTISNLKLRAGYGITGQQSISEKDIFLNRYRGGDANSQYQFGNQVIQSLIASEINPDIKWEETATIEFGIDYGVFDNRVSGSLNFFQKNSTDLLFSAAVADGTNFSNNIIQNIGELQTRGIEFSVNADVVKQEDFTIDFNFNATFLDREIKELAQGQDVKTGGISGGTGNNIQILSEGFSPNSFNVYKQLYDTSGNPIEGAYVDLNGDNVINEDDRYLKENPGADAILGFQSNVNYKNFDFSFNMRANLGNYVYNNVNSSKAQYQLLQDNAVLGNLPTSVLDNNFQRTADVIISDIYVEDASFLKMDNITLGYTFPNVSKKLKSIRLWAGIQNVFTITNYSGLDPEVSVGTDQGIDNNIYPRPRTILAGANFKF from the coding sequence ATGAAGACAACTATTAAAAGATTGTTGTTCTTTTTGCTATTTGCACCTACATTAATATTCGCGCAAAATAGAGTAAAAGGGACAGTAACAGAAAAAGCAACTTCTATTCCGCTTCCCGGGGTAAATGTCGTAATTAAAGGCACTGCAACAGGAACAGCAACAGATTTTGACGGTAATTTTCAACTTGAAGCCAAAAACGGCGACATCTTTGTTATTACTTACGTAGGCTTCCAATCACAAGAAATAACCTATTCGGGACAAGCCACATTAAATATTCAACTGAATGAAGATGCTGCACTACTTAACGAAATAGTCGTTATTGGGTACGGCTCTACAACCAAAAAAGATGCCACAGGCTCAGTAGAAGCAATAACTTCGGAAGACTTTACACGAGGAAACATTGTAACTCCAGAAAACTTATTAAGCGGCCGTGTATCGGGTGTAAGTGTTACTACAAGTGGCGCTCCAGGTTCTGGCTCTCAAATTAGAATTCGTGGAGGCTCGTCTATAAACGGATCTAACGACCCACTTATTATTATCGATGGTTTACCTATAGATAACAATAGTGTGAAAGGATCTCGTGGAGTTTTAGCTAGTATTAACCCAAATGATATTGATTCTTTCTCTGTATTGAAAGATGCTTCGGCAACCGCAATTTATGGTTCTAGAGCATCAAACGGTGTAATTATTATTGTAACTAAAAAAGGTAAATCTTCATTTAGCGCTACCTATGATACGCAATACAGTTTTGGTGAAATCGCTAACCGTATCGATGTGTTTTCTGGAGATGAATACAGAAACCTTATTGCATCGCAACCCCTTAACGGAACCACTTTAGACGAAAGTTTATTGGGAGCAACAAGTACAGACTGGCAAGATGAAATTTTTAGAAACACCGTATCATCTCAACACAACATTTCTATGCAAGGTTCTTTATTTCAAACCATTCCAACACGTTTCTCTTTTGGATTAACCAACCAAGAAGGAGCTTTAATGACATCGGAATTTGAACGTAGAAACTTAGGCTTAGCCTTAAACCCTTCAATGTTTAAAGATCATTTAAAAATTAATTTAAATGCAAATATGAGTTTTGAAGATAACCGTTTTGCGGATTCTGGTCAAATAGGCGCTGCATTATATTACGATCCTACACAGCCGGTTTACGATGCCACATCACCTTTTGATGGTTATTACCAACACCGTAATGGTACAACGGTTTTAAACGGAACTACAAACCCAGTAGCATCATTACTTCAAACTAATAATTTAGGAGATTCTAATAGGGTTTATGGTAATTTAAATTTCGATTATAAATTCCATTTTTTACCAGACTTAAGAGCTGTAATAAATATTGGTTACGACGAAACTAAAGCGAAAGAAATTCAATCGACGTCTTACAACATGCCAACAAACGACCCTGTAAAAGGGAACACGTTGCGCCGTTTTGAAAACAGAACCAACAAATTATTAGATGGTTATTTAAACTATAAGAAAGAATTTGAAAACTTCCGTACCGAATTAATGGCAGGTTACTCTTATCAAAAATTTACCTTTAACGGAAACGATACTGGCAACTTAAGAGACCCACAAACTTTTGCAAACACTTATGCCGACCCAGACGTTGTTTTAATTGGTTATTTTGGTAGAGCAAACTTAACATTTTCAGAAAAATACCTAGTAACGTTAACGTACAGACGTGATGGAACATCTCGTTTTAGCGAAGAAAACCGTTGGGGAAACTTCCCTGCTGCTGCCGTAGCTTGGAATATTAGTGATGAAGATTTCTTAAAAAATTCTAAAACCATTTCTAATTTAAAACTAAGAGCTGGATATGGTATTACAGGACAGCAATCAATTAGTGAAAAAGACATTTTCTTAAATAGATATAGAGGTGGTGATGCTAATTCGCAGTATCAATTTGGCAACCAAGTTATTCAATCACTTATTGCCTCAGAAATAAACCCAGATATTAAATGGGAAGAAACAGCAACTATAGAATTTGGTATAGATTATGGCGTTTTTGACAACCGCGTTTCTGGTTCGTTAAACTTCTTCCAAAAAAACTCTACCGATTTACTATTCTCTGCAGCTGTTGCCGATGGTACAAACTTTTCAAACAACATTATCCAAAATATTGGCGAATTACAAACTCGTGGTATAGAATTCTCGGTTAATGCTGATGTTGTTAAACAAGAAGATTTTACAATAGACTTCAACTTTAATGCAACATTTTTAGACAGAGAAATTAAAGAACTTGCCCAAGGTCAGGATGTAAAAACTGGTGGTATTTCTGGTGGTACAGGTAACAACATTCAAATTTTAAGCGAAGGATTTTCGCCTAATTCATTTAATGTTTACAAGCAACTTTATGATACATCTGGAAATCCAATTGAAGGCGCTTATGTAGATTTGAATGGTGATAACGTAATTAATGAAGATGACCGTTACTTAAAAGAAAACCCTGGTGCAGATGCTATTTTAGGTTTTCAATCTAACGTGAATTATAAAAATTTCGATTTCTCTTTCAACATGAGAGCTAATTTAGGAAACTACGTTTATAACAACGTAAATTCATCGAAAGCACAATACCAGTTACTTCAGGATAATGCCGTTTTAGGTAACCTACCAACATCGGTTTTAGACAACAATTTTCAACGTACCGCAGATGTTATAATTTCTGATATTTATGTAGAAGACGCTTCATTCTTAAAAATGGATAACATTACTTTAGGTTATACTTTTCCAAATGTTTCTAAAAAATTAAAAAGTATTCGTTTATGGGCCGGAATTCAAAACGTATTCACTATTACAAATTATAGCGGATTAGATCCAGAAGTATCGGTTGGTACAGACCAAGGCATAGACAATAATATATACCCAAGGCCAAGAACTATTTTGGCAGGAGCTAATTTTAAATTTTAA